The genome window GGAAAATCGTCCAATACGCCGAATCGCTGAAGTagtagtattaaaaaaaaaaaaacaccacgaTTTAGCAATGACGACTTTGTGAAATAAACCGCAACTGGAAGTTGGGGGGCTGTCGCATGGTGGATAAGACTTAATTTTTTAACCGGAGGTTTCGTGTATAGAATTTCGTCTagtgactatatatatatatttttgaattACCTTTCCCCATGTTCTTTTAACCCAGGTGTTTATAAAGAAGTAAATGGCAGTGCTACGTTAATTATGTCAAGAGCCTCGGGTAGGGCAATGGCACACTAAACAGTCCTGGAGGTATTAGAGCAGGGGGAGGGGTATAAAAAATGAATTGGCTGTTGACTATAAGATAgttttggaatattttttcAGTGGAAGAGTcgttagtatacaaataatgaatgtttatgagtgaaatggacagaatatttcacgaggtgaaaaaagaaatgatccttcaacgaggcgcagccgagttgaatggatcaaacattaCACCAAATTCCTTGGATAAGCTTGGGATAAGCTTAAAATTTTATCTAAACATTCGAGTCTCTCTTATCCTACCAGTTCTGGGAGGTGATCTCCGACGAGCACGGCATTGACCCGACTGGAACCTACCATGGCGACTCCGACCTCCAGCTAGAGCGAATCAACGTCTACTACAATGAGGCCACTGGAGGCAAGTACGTCCCTAGGGCGGTGCTCGTTGACCTCGAGCCCGGCACCATGGACTCCGTCCGGTCGGGACCCTTCGGTCAGATCTTCAGACCAGACAACTTCGTCTTCGGCCAGAGCGGAGCAGGCAACAACTGGGCTAAGGGGCACTACACGGAGGGAGCCGAGCTGGTCGACTCCGTGCTCGATGTCGTAAGGAAGGAATCGGAAAGCTGTGACTGCCTTCAGGTAATGATCTTTATAAGCTTTAAATTTGCTCTTGACGAGGTTCTTGTAAGTGAGCGAGGACAATCGTGAAACAACATAGGATATTTTTCAGAGTATATAGGACATTTTGAATGCTACAATTAGAAGGTGTTGTGTAAATCATTTTCACTGTTCACAAACTGTTACACTTGTAAACTGGCCAATTTCAACTTTAAGTCGGGCTGTCTTCACAGCAACTACCAGCCTCTTTTTATACCAAGAGCGATTCTTACTCGGTTGTGATGGATTAATTGATCATGTCAAAGACTTGCAGTAATAAAAAGTATAGACTCGGGACAGTTGTCATCACAGTGTGATGATCCGTCACGAGGacatgcataattattatttttgtcctttttgaTTTTACAGGGTTTCCAGCTCACACATTCTCTTGGAGGTGGCACTGGTTCCGGTATGGGCACACTGCTGATCAGCAAGATTCGTGAGGAATACCCCGATCGCATCATGACCACGTTTAGCGTGGTTCCCTCACCAAAGGTTTCGGACACTGTAGTTGAACCCTACAACGCCACCCTGTCAGTCCACCAACTGGTCGAGAACACTGATGAGACATTCTGCATCGACAACGAAGCCCTCTACGACATCTGCTTCAGGACCCTCAAGCTCACCACACCAACCTATGGTGACTTGAATCATCTGGTGTCTGCAACCATGAGTGGCGTTACCACCTGCCTCAGGTTCCCTGGACAGCTCAACGCTGATCTCCGCAAGCTGGCCGTCAACATGGTTCCCTTCCCTCGTCTGCATTTCTTCATTCCTGGCTTCGCTCCTCTGACCAGCCGTGGCAGCCAACAGTACCGCGCCCTCACCGTTCCCGAGCTGACTCAGCAGATGTTTGACGCCAAGAACATGATGGCAGCCTGCGATCCCCGCCACGGCCGCTACCTTACCGTTGCCTCCATGTTCCGTGGTCGTATGTCCATGAAGGAGGTCGACGAGCAGATGCTCAACGTCCAGAACAAGAACAGCAGCTACTTCGTTGAGTGGATCCCAAACAACGTCAAGACCGCCGTCTGTGACATCCCACCACGTGGtctcaaaatggccgccacctTCATTGGCAACAGCACCGCCATCCAGGAGCTCTTCAAGCGAGTCTCGGAACAGTTCACTGCCATGTTCCGACGAAAGGCTTTCCTCCACTGGTACACCGGTGAGGGCATGGACGAGATGGAGTTCACTGAGGCTGAGAGCAACATGAATGACTTGGTGTCCGAGTACCAGCAGTACCAGGACGCCACCGCCGAGGAGGAAGGAGAAttcgaggaggaggaggaagatgccGAGGAAGCCTAAAAGGACAGAGTAGCGCCACCTGGTCAGGTgctccgtcccccccccccctgcacaCACCTATTGGATATTCACACCCACCTGTTTCTATGTAGGCATGACTGCGAACATTAGGTGACGAAGCCACCCCCTGCCACCgccaaaaaataaaagtaaaatagaTTCTAAATCAGTACAAATTTAAAACCACATGTCCACATACAATAGAATTTAtctacagaaaaacaaaattatgaacTTATTTCAGTGACAGAAGTGCATCTGTGCCTCTATCACAGATAATTAGAGGCTTGTTTGACTTTGGACGAAGTAGTAGGCTGAAACTGTTTCAAAATGGAAAATGCCAATGACTGTTAAAACATTTTTGAGTTGAAGAAAAATGAtggaaaaattcaacaaaataaatgaaaaacacaaAGTATACTATCATGTTCGAAATCCTTTGTATTTAAGTGGTGTACAAGTCCTTGTATTTAAGTGGTGCTTGTTGACACTGTATAGGAGTGGTTCATAAAATTTGcgacttttaaagggatggtatagtattggttgaggtgagaattcagttTTTGACTTTGCAAGATACTTAAaaaacactttatgaaatgtgaaaaagcatacagttctaagaggaattaaatgtTTATTGGATGGAAATCGCGTTTGAAATGCCCGAGAtatatgaaaacaaagtgatacaacACGTACAAGGCGAACCTAATAAAAAGTTGATACCTTATAcgaggatcgctttgttttggatatctcggccatttcaaaactagttttcatgaaataaactttgaaatcctcttagaattatatgctcttatatatttcataagaggtttctcattatcttacaaaaTCATCAACAAAAATCGTTAGAAAActcaaaccccatctcaaccaaaactggtACCATCTCTTTAATCTGCGTCGAGTCAAAAGATCAAGAGGTTGACACGGAATCGTCTTTACTACTCCTTCATCGGTTGCTAATTTATTTTTAACCAGACTATCAAGTTCTGTGGTCGGAAACTTTGAATTGTATGAACCATACTGCcttactttggcaaaaggacgCAActgacataccatccgaatttgagttattgatgttttcataattcacataatgagtaAGAACtcatgtgaattatgaaaacatcaataactctgcatgaaatttggcctggaagaagactTGCAGGctaaatttcatgcagaaacactcatcctactgAGAGATATGTTcgataagacatcatgatggtccattgacgtcagtgtaaatgacagacacattttgctcttttacgagaaatgtcccttttttgtcacttgcttccttttgccaaagtagggcagcatACCTTCCCTCGTGAAATTATGTTGTCAcagcgtgtgtatgtgtgtgtgtgtgtgcgtgtgtgtgcgcgcgagtGAGAAAGCGTAGGTAAGACATGAATCCCTCGTACTACATTTAATGTCTACTCAACTCGTGCTAGAAAGGACACGCATTTAGACGCCAGCAAGGTTAACACTTAATAGTCCTCGCATTGAAATAGTCTTGATTTAATTCTGCTGAATGTATTGATCCACGGAcatgatatcaacaaaaaatcacatacatcacacacacgctcacgcacacacacatacaagacaTAGAAAAAGAGATTACATATTCATTCACAGTGCCTATCGAAAACAGGTGATAACAAATAGGTTGGGGAAAGCCCTCGTACAATATCCGCTCACTTTATATTTTTCACAACTTCAAACGTGAACAGACGTAGAGTCGTAAAGACCATTCATTGCGAAGACACCTCAATGTACACAGCAAGTAGGTGAATACAACCTCTGACAACCTCGAAAATGTGTTCCAGATATGGTTTAACATGCATCAACCTTGAAGAGATTCATTTTGATAGGTAAATCTCTATAAAaagtgaatttcatgaattcacTGTAAAAGTTCGATTTCACCTTCGTTAGCTTTTGCTTATCGTTTTCCGCAGGCTTCGTCGCACTGGCGTTGACTTGCCGTAGATGGAGTATCGGCAGTCTTACGGTCCAAGAGAATGGAATGTATCACTGTTCATTACATAGGTCATGTacgtgagaaaaaaaagtttgtattgCGCGTAGAGTATAATGGATGATACTGCTCCAAGTACATTCCCATTCTCTCGGATCCCAAGACTCCCCATTTATGACCCAGCTATGGCGAGTTAACGCCAGTCTGACGAAGTCTTTTCagtagggagttttcgcaagcacgacgcaGCCGGTATTTGAGCGTGCAGTGTGCAAAATTTGCgtctgcgcatgatcaaatccgaAAAACGTCCCGTCCGGGGGAAAAATAGTACGGTATTCGGCCAAAATATCGTACGGTTCCGACGCAGCTGGGCAGgagtgagccagccagccagccagccaaccaatcagcgatcttgtccccACGCCGCCGTCCCaacaggaaagcgaaactgcttagATATGGGGACGGGAGTCCGAGTAGTCCCCGACTGTCACAGGGGATGGCTTCcgcgtattctcggtcttcccgtcgtgtagcgaaaactccctattaaAGTGAGGCAGTCCtcacgatttaaaaaaaatatatatgttgttgttggtacctccaatgaactactttcaccaaaaacaaactatcAAATCACCAGATAAGCTCGTAAATTTctgttgaaaatatgtgaatctgcatggtgaatatgctaatgagcaagtctTGGCGGAGAGTCCAACGTCACCGAGGCACAACTCTTCCCAGCCGTGTTCTGCTCGTTATGCGTACGCTAATTGTTATGGTAATCTTCGGTCTGAACGCCAAACTCAGCTAGACGGAGTATTGTGTGCATAAGTATGGTAAGAATTCTCGCGCGAGAGTGGTTTGTACGCAAAGTAGTATGCAACACGGACAGAAACTAGAAAAGGACCGTGCCTATTTGATGTCAAGTGGTGTACATGGTATATctgattttaaaatatatataaatgtatgaatatcaATTTATATGAATTACATTCAActaagcttgaaatattttgtttaaaataatgaaatcacatattttcacattttatgataaaattacaaCTGATCATTTGAACATTTAATTGGTTTTTAGAGGCACGGCATCAATGACGTAGCATCTTTTCACAGGCTCTtacacgatcgcttgcaggaattatttttcaaaaatcgcgtACGGAGACAGTTTTTAATTTCCACGCGTATAAACTGGTGAaaggttatatatatattttttttttactattcttaattatcagtacagtgaaaatctcaggactgccTCCCTTTAAGAATAAACCGTAGGCGAAAACTCATCAAGATAAAATCAAACTTTAGATGTAGATAAATGAAGTCCCTTTTTTATACATAGAAAACTAACCGGGAATGTTAACTCGGATAGATACATGAAACTGAATTTGTCGAACATTTTGAAACCCGGCTCGAAAAGACGATTTTGTACATagagtatatttttttttcacgtctgTAAATCGTATTCCAAATAATTCTATTTCTTATACTAGTAAAGCAATTCCCTTTTGACTTTCGGTTGTTGTTGGCTTACTTAATACAGTTTGTCTTGAAAACGTGAAAACGTACACAAGTAATGAATGGCACACAAGTTGATGTGAACAAACACAACTACAAGTCAATATCTCCACTTACAAGACGTGTCGTAAGTGGGGTAAAGGCATTTTGGTGACGTGTGCCATCAACGAACATGACTAGTTACTGTAAACGGTGTCTGGGACCACTCGGTTAGCATGGATTAATAACACTTGTGTCCACAGACATACCATTATGGACACGGATGAGAGACGAAATATTTGTGTGGCAGTTTCAATTATTAAACGTTGACTGATGGCGTCATATCTGGTTGTACGTAACAATGAGATCGATTGCAGTGTCTATATCATACACGAAATGAGCACGAAAATAccaataaacaatacaacattCAAAGATAAATCTATAAAGTTACAGCGACGACTGTAATTGAGTTCCAGAATTGCACTTTCATTTATTACAGCAAAATATTACGATTTTGCTTGATACAATTAACGTCTATAAAGGACTTGAAATGCTTCTTGGTAAGCGGCACTCTCGTATGGATCATGGCCTCGTTCTGCCGCGGGGTCGGTGGAACTATCTGACTCTCTACCAACTCCAGCAGCAAGCACCTCGGCACGCAGTCTTTCCAGTTTCCGCTCTTTGTCGGCAGCCTTCTTCTCCTGGTGCACGACGACGAGGCGATAGACCTGTAGCATCAGCACCAGCGCGTTTTTGCAGGTGAAGAAGACGCTGAGATGCGTGAAGACCTTGTGGTGAATGATGAGAATCAGTCGAAGGACTAGGAAGGGTCCATCCTGCAGCAACAGCGCCACCACCACTGCCCACATCTCCGACTCCAGGCAGGCGCAGCGGTTGTACGGATACACCTTGTCCTCATCCTCCGGTCGCACCGGGATCACTCTGTTTCGGCTTGGCGGATTCGGCAATGGCACAACCTGTCGGAATCGACCCCACGGCCAAGGTAGCCCCGTCACCAACACCACCGCTTTCATCTTGGCTAGTCGCTGCCACTTGTTTATCTTGTCCTCATCCACCTTTTCCTCCTTCGCCGGTGGGGGCGCTGGAGAGGTGTACTCCGGGTGACCCCTCGTGGATGTCAGTACCAGGGTAAATTGGATCAGACTCCAGGACCAGAGTGTGAGCACAGCGGTGATGAGTTCGAAGTTGTACGGCGAATCGTCTGAGTTGAAGCTGTCGAAGAACTCGATGATGTCAGCCGCCGTGGCGATGTAGACCAGGAGGAGCTGGGAGAGCTGATCCCGAGTGATCTGACCCTTCGGCAGGAGCCATCGACCTACGACTAGCACGAAGAGCAGCAGCTGCTCCAACGCTAAAACCCATGTTCGGGCCTGTTGTGTGGTGAGACAAAAATGACATAGAagaattgtttgttttaattgacCACTAATCAAGGACGGAATGAATGCTTGAAAACGAGCATGAACATGACCAACGGCCTTAAGTCCCCTTCGACGAACAAGGTAGTTCCTTGCCTTTCATAGGACACAACCACTGTCATCTAGGAGTTCGAATAAAGACCACAAGACATCTGGTATTATACAACTTCTCTTttaaatgaatatcaaaatataaaacttgcgACTGATTTCAGCTGGTGTTTGATTGCAAATATTTGTCACCATATCACGATCAGATTCAAATTGCTATCAATCTGTATGAACTGTACGAACTCTAAGCCACTGAAAAAATACGTGTCACAATtttcttgtgaaaaaaataatgctttaATGCTAGGGGGTTATATCTTTTCCTATCTCATGATATCCTGTCCATAATTTTGCTGTCAAGAGTGACTGATGATAACTTGCAAATTTCATATAGCTTCCTAAAATGTCCCATTAATCTAGAATTAAACTCAACGTTTGACTGATTTACGATCAATCGCAACTTTTCTTATGTATAGTATATTGCAATGGATTGGCGGATTTACGATTGATTCTAATCAATCGCAGCATGTTGATAGTCTGTGGTGTCATCTATTGAGCCACAACACCTCTTCGATTTGATGTAAAAGGGAAAATGAATGTTGATGGAGAATTTACGAGTGCGTTTTGACACTTAAGTTTTTAAATGTTCTTTAAGAGCACAAAAAGTATAACTTTTGACATCCCTACGCGCACGGTCTGTTTCACCGCACTTGGCTGCTTGGAAGCCAATCTGATATGGGGGAATTAAAAGCCACATGATGGAGAGCAAACTGAACGGTACTACTGAATATAAATGCAGTCTATAATTATGGGATATAAGCAAATTtctgatatataaatataatgaaGAATGTGGCATTTTCGTACTAAAACAACGTAAAAAATCATACGTTTATCAATTTAGCATTTTCAGAGTCGAGATCATCACCCTGAGCCTTTTCGAGCGATAGCCGTCTACGCAGTAAGTCGAACTCCAGGATCCATATGGAGGGCACTGAACCAGCCAAGAAGCACAAGACACTCGGACAAAACCTGCCaagggagaagggggggggggggagggagagaataAATGGTGAATTATACCAAATGAACCAGAGCTTCTTACCCTGGCCTTCTGTTTGCTGCAGTAAAGTTGCCAAGAAAAATGCACATGTTCTGAATAATCGATGCTTGGGTTTTGTATATTTGAAAACGGATGATGTTCGTTTtttcaaaggttcgttaatccgaaagtgaaatgagattttgAAATTCCAAAAAGGAACGAAAGGTgagtaataaaaataaagaataaaaagaaaaattggaaTACGCACCCTATTTCGTTTACAGATTAACGAACTGTCGAAATagctattttttcttcttaattttcggattaacgaaccttcaaatTAACCGACTTTATTTTGTTTCCGGATTTAATAACGAAATGTAAACATGAAAATAGTGTTTATTCGATAGCAAAGAACATCAATTGTATTACACAGAGGATTGCAAATTAAACGTATTTTGTGCATATTCTGTGATATTGTCTTTTCGCAAGCTGTTGGGTATCTCTTCCTTAAGTCCACGTTGAGATAATTTGACTGCGTGTGATCAGGTGATCAAAATAAGCATCACATGATGGGAGACCGGAGACAGAGGAATAAAAACACAGGGATGAAGTACGTATAGGACCCTCATCTTTAGAGGGGCcctgaaatcaaaatgcatgttgatttgtgttgatttatgataccctcaacatcacttttgcggtgaaataaatatctagaaacattccatatattttcaacgattttttcttctatttttcttcagattactggGGAAcgcccaccaaaaaaaaaatccttcaaaaccaatattcttgagatgacctcatctgtcaatcattgctaaagtgtTGAAATGTTTaccaaaagacattggaatgcaccttcctctcgactcaccataacttgcatgtttctttgatattaatgtgactaacaaaagacatggaccccgtttacagtgcgaagctcggccgcggccgagccctcctttatatcagtgtaaacgcgcaaaaggccaaatgcgaggccaaaattggccgcgcatttattttggccacgctctggaggtggtctcggccgcggctcggccgcggccgagcctggcctcttcttggtgtaaacgcaaactgggccaaatgcgctgccaattttagtctggctgccagaccctctgcccgtactatttcgctattcacgatatcaacctcctcaacgtcgaaaactagtatagtttaaggtggttttgtcctgcagaggatttttccttcggcaaaggcctttgcccgaacggcgacttcgtcgccacggaatctagttggcaaagggtctgaaaaccaggctataccaaattgcgtttgtttacaagcagagcgccactacgacagaatattgaaaggtttgaattaaaagcgcggccgagccgcagtgtaaacggacaaaatttcGGGGCTCGGcaccgcaattgaggctgggctcggccgcggctcggcccagccccgcactgtaaacggggtcttggcGAGGGAAcgtgcaagttatgctgagtcgaggggaaggtgcattccaatgtcttttgttaaacattccagtacttcagcaatgattaacagatgaggtcatctcaagaatattggtttggaaggattttttgagggcgttcccaagtaatttgaagaaaaatagaagaaaaaaaaatcgtaaaaaatatatggaatgtttctagatattcgattcaccacaaaagtgatgttgagggtatcataaatcaacacaaatcaacatgcatttggatttcagggccccttaaTTGACCTATTGAAAACCACAATGTTTTCCCGCTAGCAGAACACACTCTGCTCTGGTTAAAGAGAAAGGGGAATCTCAGTGGTGATACAATTATAACCCGTAGCCTTGATCGCAATATAATAgtggcaaccccccccccctcccatgcTCGGTGAAGATAGCTTTATACAGATTAGCAAACGCATCGCTGAGGTACACTTTCATAAGTACGTTAAAATCATGACAATCGCTGAATTAATTTGATGCGAGATATTTAATATCCCCAAAATGTCCCACAATGTCTCACGTGTCACATGAAAACAACCTCATACCATGGTGTAACTCCATGCCCATATTGTGGCCTTTTAACTGCTTGATCCCTTCAATGTGGTCTGCAGATTTCCACTTCCACTCAAGGGCTTGCAAATTTCTAATAAA of Diadema setosum chromosome 15, eeDiaSeto1, whole genome shotgun sequence contains these proteins:
- the LOC140238870 gene encoding tubulin beta chain-like, which translates into the protein MREIVHVQAGQCGNQIGAKFWEVISDEHGIDPTGTYHGDSDLQLERINVYYNEATGGKYVPRAVLVDLEPGTMDSVRSGPFGQIFRPDNFVFGQSGAGNNWAKGHYTEGAELVDSVLDVVRKESESCDCLQGFQLTHSLGGGTGSGMGTLLISKIREEYPDRIMTTFSVVPSPKVSDTVVEPYNATLSVHQLVENTDETFCIDNEALYDICFRTLKLTTPTYGDLNHLVSATMSGVTTCLRFPGQLNADLRKLAVNMVPFPRLHFFIPGFAPLTSRGSQQYRALTVPELTQQMFDAKNMMAACDPRHGRYLTVASMFRGRMSMKEVDEQMLNVQNKNSSYFVEWIPNNVKTAVCDIPPRGLKMAATFIGNSTAIQELFKRVSEQFTAMFRRKAFLHWYTGEGMDEMEFTEAESNMNDLVSEYQQYQDATAEEEGEFEEEEEDAEEA
- the LOC140238600 gene encoding transmembrane protein 26-like, which gives rise to MWKMRCEEKLSCSGVKVTQAIVTRLLFAAHNLTAIGRVAVVLGMTESWLLALTLIGLAGETVFTLVRNKGEEMKWFCPSVLCFLAGSVPSIWILEFDLLRRRLSLEKARTWVLALEQLLLFVLVVGRWLLPKGQITRDQLSQLLLVYIATAADIIEFFDSFNSDDSPYNFELITAVLTLWSWSLIQFTLVLTSTRGHPEYTSPAPPPAKEEKVDEDKINKWQRLAKMKAVVLVTGLPWPWGRFRQVVPLPNPPSRNRVIPVRPEDEDKVYPYNRCACLESEMWAVVVALLLQDGPFLVLRLILIIHHKVFTHLSVFFTCKNALVLMLQVYRLVVVHQEKKAADKERKLERLRAEVLAAGVGRESDSSTDPAAERGHDPYESAAYQEAFQVLYRR